The proteins below are encoded in one region of Flammeovirga kamogawensis:
- a CDS encoding immunity 49 family protein has product MIHIKRNNTHRSKDIDLVYRAIRRRKEVIKESFKENIFIEDTDRIGLNTRSFLDLLWRLSVLEGDNHREEQIYFLSLIKRFAKAHYTLAYNPEEMVEISLEEGKTHQVKAPKGLKLLVDFNSWLRYLSIFIVLRDREGFDLMLKAKEEYFKLSNAHYDKLDHILIQFFKAIENPTQALTIKAFEATKPFVGNYLDEKFAAEFVLNQFEPLLCVYDALFRKDDDLFNKELEKALRLHQEYYTDESDDTDHSADASKGWVSWLLLAPVTMAYDRGVKINVSSEYIPEWLYKKEFDI; this is encoded by the coding sequence ATGATACATATTAAAAGAAATAATACACATAGATCTAAGGACATTGATTTAGTTTATCGAGCTATAAGAAGGCGCAAAGAAGTGATCAAAGAAAGCTTTAAAGAAAATATTTTTATTGAAGATACAGATAGAATAGGTTTAAATACAAGGAGCTTTCTTGATTTACTTTGGAGATTATCAGTCCTAGAAGGCGACAATCACCGAGAAGAACAAATTTATTTTCTTTCTTTAATTAAACGATTTGCCAAAGCACACTATACCTTAGCTTACAATCCAGAAGAAATGGTAGAGATAAGTTTGGAAGAAGGAAAAACACATCAAGTGAAAGCACCAAAGGGGCTAAAACTTTTAGTGGACTTTAATTCTTGGTTAAGATATTTAAGCATTTTTATTGTGCTTAGGGATAGGGAAGGTTTTGATTTGATGTTAAAAGCCAAAGAAGAATACTTTAAGCTTTCAAATGCTCATTATGATAAATTGGATCATATCCTTATCCAATTTTTTAAAGCAATAGAAAACCCCACACAAGCCTTAACAATCAAAGCTTTTGAAGCCACAAAACCATTTGTAGGGAATTACCTTGATGAAAAATTTGCAGCAGAATTTGTATTAAATCAATTTGAACCCCTTTTATGTGTATACGATGCACTTTTCCGTAAAGACGATGACTTATTTAATAAAGAGTTAGAAAAAGCCTTAAGACTTCATCAAGAGTATTATACAGATGAAAGTGATGATACCGATCATTCAGCCGATGCTTCAAAAGGATGGGTCAGTTGGCTACTCTTGGCTCCTGTTACTATGGCATATGATAGAGGCGTAAAGATTAATGTCAGTTCGGAATATATTCCTGAGTGGTTATATAAAAAAGAATTTGACATCTAA